One window of Siniperca chuatsi isolate FFG_IHB_CAS linkage group LG19, ASM2008510v1, whole genome shotgun sequence genomic DNA carries:
- the LOC122866280 gene encoding protein shisa-2: MWWGGGFPMYVTVIVTLLLVIIDVKASGEYCHGWHDSQGAWKEGFQCPEKIDGEDSIICCGKCELRYCCSSTDARLDQGSCDNDRQAQAPGTESKENKDSGAVPIYVPFLIVGSVFVAFILVGSVVAVCCCRCLRPKQELSSGGATGGGAGGGRLLETIPMMASAGTSRGSSSRQSSTATSSSSSAPPAAPRPAPPPLMRAQASCCLPPDASVFVNMPTNFSVLNCQQATQIMPHQGQFLHPQYIGYAHPTPAFLDPTQGGYRPLQSPCPPPTGVSSVTSDQKYPPVTV; this comes from the exons ATGTGGTGGGGGGGAGGTTTCCCGATGTATGTCACCGTGATTGTGACTCTACTCCTGGTCATTATCGACGTGAAAGCCAGCGGGGAGTATTGCCACGGCTGGCACGACTCCCAGGGCGCGTGGAAAGAAGGGTTCCAGTGCCCGGAGAAGATCGACGGAGAGGACTCGATCATCTGCTGCGGGAAATGCGAGCTGCGCTACTGCTGCTCCAGCACGGACGCACGGCTGGATCAGGGGAGCTGCGATAACGACCGGCAGGCTCAGGCGCCCGGGACAGAGAGCAAGGAGAACAAGGACTCCGGTGCAG tGCCCATCTATGTGCCGTTCCTGATCGTGGGCTCAGTGTTTGTAGCTTTCATCCTGGTGGGCTCTGTGGTTGCTGtgtgctgctgccgctgcctcCGGCCCAAACAGGAACTGTCATCAGGAGGTGCAACAGGAGGCGGGGCCGGCGGTGGTCGCCTCCTGGAAACCATCCCTATGATGGCCAGTGCGGGGACCTCTAGAGGTTCATCGTCCCGCCAGTCCAGCACTGCCACCTCGTCCAGCTCCTCCGCCCCGCCCGCCGCACCCCGCCCTGCTCCCCCTCCTCTCATGCGGGCTCAGGCCTCCTGCTGCCTGCCCCCTGATGCCAGCGTCTTCGTCAACATGCCCACTAACTTCTCTGTACTCAACTGCCAGCAGGCCACACAAATCATGCCTCACCAGGGACAGTTTCTGCACCCGCAGTACATCGGCTACGCCCACCCTACCCCAGCCTTCCTGGACCCCACTCAGGGAGGGTACAGGCCCCTCCAGTCCCCCTGCCCTCCTCCCACCGGTGTGTCCAGTGTCACCAGTGACCAGAAATACCCTCCAGTGACTGTGTGA
- the spice1 gene encoding spindle and centriole-associated protein 1 codes for MSFVRVGRPQQHTKGKRPVRPKKAAAPKREWVSTVSDLSVHKLTPAELSHRHEIHKSHNKAAAQWELREKTLKRRFRHTGSPAPLDHASLSIIREVFSDQLLLQDVLARSDRAMAVVKDLFGDAPHRQTGHPSVTMAPNCDSVSALPVLQRPDPPTQLSLLSQSMMDQQALNEVEASEEDYIDEDTCPTGNSDYHVIKRANVRKMKAQSRRRMILHRPNCDPAERDYVPVTPCTSGSAPVQTALNATMAVQRVRSRQSQSEEGKEEPSVLVSQVLNPELPLNTSGRISSRTSRTRKCISQSSELNGSSVTSLSGDQSSLGLLQAMLGQVETDLDTLSPDTEPASAQSQKQHKTQGLTGFSVALVSILGRLVHLLKQREEEAQNEAQERRRLEEELREQHGLIDALTAETMTLREEAAALQAGLQQQTAELEQKLDTVVLVMGGLGLLEAHVDPPQDSDVKAAVCQSAPVAERDPQPLQASVSPAVLLSPPRQRDNWQQIPATHPVQLHQELPPVDILRSCEDVQAHSSASSLTSLPSTSSLSLTSDPLSSQLSPEAMLAEIVQLSRQNDLIKAQLSQAKGLGSGVGGSPNSSKEEGRLSSSSTGRFTPQSVGERRESVSSSSGRRSLHVQAAEGERLTNQATSPNTLCVSSVEQRLLELNRQSAAARGRLLELIEQQKQNVSAKVSPSDSPIPPAFSPHSAAGGGNPELLPAEELLSQTGGERRYAGSEVSSHSLGEETRGGKTQMEKRREREGWFALSAHVR; via the exons ATGTCGTTTGTGAGAGTGGGGCGTCCACAACAACACACCAAAGGAAAAAGGCCTGTTCGACCCAAGAAGGCAGCAGCTCCCAAAAGAGAGTGGGTG AGCACTGTCAGTGACCTGTCTGTTCACAAGCTGACACCTGCAGAGCTG AGCCATCGGCATGAGATTCACAAGTCCCACAACAAGGCTGCGGCTCAGTgggagctgagagagaaaaccTTAAAACGGCGTTTCAGGCACACTGGGAGCCCTGCACCTCTAGACCACGCCAGCCTCAGCATCATcagggag GTGTTCTCtgaccagctgctgctgcaggatgtGCTGGCTCGCTCTGACAGAGCCATGGCTGTGGTCAAAGACTTGTTTGGAGATGCGCCACACAGGCAGACTG GGCACCCCAGTGTGACAATGGCTCCAAACTGTGACTCTGTCTCAGCGCTGCCTGTGCTCCAGAGACCAGATCCTCCAACTCAGCTGTCACTGCTCAGCCAGTCTATGATGGaccaacag GCTCTTAATGAAGTAGAGGCTTCAGAGGAAGACTACATTGATGAAGATACCTGTCCTACTGGCAATTCAGACTATCATGTAATCAAAAG GGCCAATGTACGAAAAATGAAGGCACAGTCTCGGAGAAGAATGATACTGCATCGTCCCAACTGTGACCCGGCAGAAAGAGATTATGTTCCTGTAACCCCCTGCACATCCGGCAGTGCACCAGTCCAAACAG CTCTCAATGCCACCATGGCTGTTCAGCGTGTTCGGTCCAGACAAAGCCAGTCAGAGGAAGGCAAGGAGGAACCGTCGGTCCTGGTTTCTCAGGTCCTGAACCCTGAGCTGCCTCTCAACACGTCAG GCAGGATCAGTAGTCGTACCAGCAGGACTAGGAAGTGTATTTCTCAGAGTTCGGAGCTGAATGGCTCCTCTGTTACCTCTCTCAGTGGGGACCAGTCCAGTCTGGGCCTGCTGCAAGCCATGTTGGGTCAGGTGGAGACAGACTTGGATACTCTGAGTCCTGACACTGAACCAGCTTCAGCACAGAgtcaaaaacagcacaaaacacaaggCCTCACTGGATTCTCTGTCGCCTTGGTCTCCATTCTGGGACGTTTAGTGCACCTCCTCAAACAG agggaggaggaagCTCAGAATGAGGCTCAGGAGAGGAGAAGACTGGAGGAGGAGTTGAGAGAGCAGCATGGGCTGATTGATGCTCTCACTGCTGAGACGATGACTCTGCGAGAAGAGGCCGCCGCCCTGCAG gccgggttgcagcagcagacagcagagctGGAGCAGAAGTTGGACACAGTGGTGTTGGTGATGGGGGGTCTTGGACTCCTGGAGGCACACGTGGACCCACCTCAAGACTCTGATGTCAAAGCTGCAG TTTGTCAGTCTGCACCCGTTGCTGAGCGAGATCCTCAACCACTACAAGcctctgtttctcctgctgtctTGCTCTCTCCCCCTCGACAGAGAGACAACTGGCAACAAATTCCTG CGACTCATCCTGTCCAGCTGCACCAGGAGCTTCCTCCTGTAGATATCCTGCGTTCCTGTGAGGACGTCCAGGCCCACAGCTCAGCCTCCAGCCTCACCAGCCTGCCCTCCACTTCCTCATTatcactgacctctgaccctctCAGCTCACAGCTCTCTCCGGAGGCCATGCTGGCTGAGATCGTTCAGCTGAGCAGACAGAACGACCTGATCAAGGCCCAGCTTAGCCAGGCTAAGGGCCTAGGGTCAGGGGTCGGAGGATCGCCTAACAGTAGCAAGGAGGAGGGAAGGTTGAGCTCCAGCAGCACAGGAAGATTCACACCCCAAAGtgttggagagaggagagagtcaGTTTCCAGCAGCTCAGGGAGAAGGAGTCTGCATGTCCAGGCTGCTGAAGGAGAGCGACTGACTAATCAG GCAACATCACCCAACACACTCTGTGTGAGTAGTGTGGAACAGCGCCTCCTGGAGCTAAACAGACAAAGTGCAGCAGCTAGGGGTCGACTGCTGGAGCTCATTGAGCAACAGAAGCAAAATGTTTCAGCCAAAGTTTCTCCCTCTGATTCCCCCATCCCTCCTGCCTTCAGCCCACATTCAGCAG ctggaggaggaaaTCCAGAGCTGCTGCCTGCAGAGGAGCTCCTGTCACAGACTGGTGGTGAGAGACG aTATGCTGGTTCTGAAGTGTCTTCTCACAGTCTTGGAGAAGAAACAAGGGGGGGCaaaacacag atggagaaacggagagagcgagaggggtGGTTTGCTTTGTCTGCTCATGTGAGATGA